From the Vibrio natriegens NBRC 15636 = ATCC 14048 = DSM 759 genome, the window GACAGCGTGTTATCACTCGGCTCAGGTTTTTGATTGATCTGTTCAAGAAGACGATCCGACGCTTGAGAACATAGGTAAGAGCGCCCTTCCGCAACTTGATTAATTGCCATGACTAACTCTTCTGAGCCAACGTCCTTTAATACGTAGCCCTTAGCGCCAGCTTTGATGGATCGCATAACGTAGTCGCGACTATCATGCATAGAAAGCATGATGACTGCCGTTTTGCTGGCGCTTTTTGTCAGCTTCTCTAACACTTCAATCCCATTAAGCTTTGGCATATTAATATCAAGAAGCAGCACGTCTGGTTTTAAGGTCAATGTACTGTTCAAAGCATCCTTGCCATTTCCGACGCAATCGAGGATCTCCAAGTTATCTTCTCGTTCTAACCGTGATTTGAGCCCGTCTTGCATTAACCTATGATCATCGGCCAATACCAACTTAATCATATAAACTCCATGTTTAAACTGACACGAATTTCCGTGCCTTGTCCTGGTTCGCTATTGACCTCAAACATGCCGCCAATAGCTTGAATCCGTTCTTTCATGTTTTGCAGCCCCATATGCTCTAGCGTCGATTGCTTGTTCTTATACGCTTTGAGATGGTTCGCAGGGATTCCGACACCATCATCGCTGACGGTCAGAATCAACATCCTTCCTTCACGCTGCATGATGATATCGACACCTTGCGCATTGGCGTGTTTTTCTACGTTGTGCAACGCTTCCTGTACGACACGATAAAGTGTGGTTTCGACTTGAGGAAGAAACTCTTCACCTTCGATATCGTGTTCAAATATCACCTCTAATTGAGTACGCTCACGTAATTCGTTCAGATATGCCTCTATACCTGCTACTAAGCCTAAGTCATCCAGCTGTGGCGGTCGTAAATCTTTTGAGATGCGCCGAACCTCGACAATCGCCTGTTCCATGGCATTTTTACTCGCATCTAACTCAAGCTGTTTCTTCGCATCATCCTGCTCTTTAGTCACGTTATCTAAGCGGTATTTGGCAGCCACCAGCAGTTGATTTACGCCATCGTGTAATTCGCGCGAGACTCGATGACGCTCATTTTCCTGCGAATCAATAATCTGTTGGTTTAAGACGCTGAGCTGCTCGTTGGCTAAACGACGCATGTTTAGGTTCAGTGACGCCCCCAACCCTGCAATAACGGTGATGGCAACAAACATCAGTACAAAAAGCGCACTGCTGGTTTTTCCGATATTCTGATCGAAGCCATTTTCCATCTGCGCGACTTGTTTCTCGATATCGTCTATATAGACACCCGTTCCGACCATCCATTGCCACTTATCAAGAGAAATAGCATAGCTCAACTTGGGGAGTGGTTCTTTTGTCGATGGTTTGTGCCAGAGGTAATTCACAAATCCGCCCCCAGCTCGCCCTGCGTGAATAAGCTCCTGAAGCAGCTTTTTGCCCGTAAGATCTTCCACTCCCCACCAATTTCGACCAACCCTTTCAGGTTGATATGGTAGGACTAAAGCGTCACCTTGCCAGCTGTAGACAAAAAAGTATCCGTCTTCCCCATATGTGAGTTGGCTCAATTTTTCAGCCACTAGTTGCTTAGCAACTTGGGGAGATAATGACTCATCTTCGTAGTATGGCTTGATACTTTTCACTGCCATTTCTACGTACTGCTTCAGCTCTTGCTTTTTGACCGACAATACATTGAGTCGTGTTAATGCGACTTGGTCATCAACTAACTGTTTTGCCTGACTAAATAAGATACTTGCAACGATGACCACCACCACAATCAATGGAACGATTGAAAGTAAAATGATGTTTATTGTAAGCCTGCGGTTGCTAACCAATCCCATTTTCCGAATCCGTTCTTATACGTAGTTTTACTGAATCTTCGTGTCAAAAATTGCACTTAATACCGACTCAATTTGCGCAATTTTGCTAATGGAGAGCATCCAATCTCCTTCCTAAACTAAAGCTCAATGTAACATTGCATTAACATCAATTAATACGCTCTGTTCACATTTAGCAATATTAACAAGGAATACCCAAACAAGGAGATCTCCATGAATCTTAAGAAAGTTGCCATTGCTACTGCGTTAACGCTCACCGCTTCTGGTCTTTCTGTTAGTGCTCAGGCTGCTGATAAGAAGGTACTGCTAAAAACCCCTATTGCTTTTGGTAGCCACCTTCCAGCTCTAGGTACCCCTATCCAATGGTTTGCAGACAGAATTGAGCAAACCTCCGGTGGCACCATCAAAATGAAAATCTACGAGCCGGGTAAGTTGGTTAACCCACCGGAGATTCTCGATGCCGTATCCACGGGTAAAGTGAACGCTGGCTACGCCATTTCTGGTTACTGGCAAGGTAAACTGCCAGCTTCAGCAATTTTCTCGTCTATCCCTTTCGGCCCTGAAGCCCCTGAGTTTATGGCGTGGCTTTTCTTTGGTAACGGCTTGAAGCTTTACCAAGAGATGTACGACCAAGGCGGCTTCAATGTCAAAGTAATGCCATGTGCGATGAACTCTCCTGAAACATCAGGCTGGTTCCGAAAACCTATTGAAAAACCAGAGGATCTAAAAGGTCTCAATATGCGCTTCTACGGACTAGGGGCGTCTGTGATGGAAAAACTTGGTGTGGGTACAGTTCAGATCCCAGGCGGCGAGATCTTTGGTGCACTTGAGAAAGGTGCGATTGACGCCTCTGAGTTTTCACAACCTGCCGTTGATGACCGCTTAGGCTTCCACAAAGTAGCCAAGTACAACTACTTCCCAGGCTGGCACCAACAATCAACGGTATTTGAACTGTTGATCAACAAAGACACATGGAATGGCATGAGTGCAACTCAACAATCTGCAGTCGAAACCACTTGTATGGCGGCAATGACTTACTCGATCGCAGAAGGTGAAGCGATGCAATACGCAGCCATGGAAAAAGCGAAACAAAATGGTGTCGAGATTCGCTACTGGAACCAAGATATGTTGAATCTATTCAAGAATACTTGGATGGAAGTAGTGGAAGAGAAGAAAGCAGAAGACCCATTCTTCGACAAAGTTTGGACCGACCTAAGCAACTTCCGCAAGGGTTATGCGTTGTGGTCTGCGAACGGATTCCTGCCTCGTGAAACACAAAACCAATAAACGTCGTTGTTAATAAAAGGCCAGCGTCTCTCGCTGGCCTTTAGGAGTAGCCAATGAGCAAAGTGCTATATTCTTCCCCAACCGTCCCACTCTATTTTCAAATCGAGAGGCTGGTTATTTCCGCGAGTAAAGCGTTGGCCTGGACAAACCTCGCGTTAATAGCGGTGATCATCATTCAGGTCGTAATGCGCAAAGTCTTTTCCAACGGGCAAATTGCGCTTGAAGAACTGCAATGGCACCTCTATGCCACAGCAGTCATGTTCGGAACCGCTTATGCACAGGTGACCAACTTACACGTTCGAGTCGACCTGTTTTATCACAAGTTCTCCGCTCGCAAAAAAGCCCTAGTCGACATACTCGGCATTCTGTTTCTCGCCGCACCATTTGTTGTTATCGTCATTCTCCATTCCTACGACTTCGCTTACGAAGCTTGGCGCGTCAACGAGAGTTCAGCCGCACCTTCCGGCTTACCTTATCGCTGGATGATAAAAGCCGTGATCCCTTTAAGCTTTAGCTTGCTGTTGCTCTCAATGGTGGCGAAATTATTACGCGATCTGGATACGTTAATCAAAGGAGACGACCATGGAAGCGAATGAATGGATTGTTATCGCCATGTTTGGCTCGTTCATCCTGTTGTTATTCACTGGTATTCCCGTAGCGTATGTGCTCGGTGGGATCGGCATCGTCTTCGCGGCAATCGGTTATTTTGCCGATCTCTATCTTGATACGTTTACCGGGCTCGATTACACCACCCTTGGTCTCGTTGTTAACCGTATTTATAAGGTGATGGATAACTGGATATTAGTTGCCCTACCGATGTTTATTTTTATGGGCAACATGCTAGATAAGTCCGGCATTGCAGAAAAACTGATGACCTCGATGCAGGCGCTATTCGGCAAAGTACACGGTGGTTTAGCCATTACGGTGATGGCGATTGGTATCATACTCGCCGCCTCTACAGGCATCATTGGTGCATCGGTTGTGCTGTTAACGGTAATGTCTCTGCCGAGTATGATGCGTCAGGGCTATCATCTTCCTCTGGCACTTGGAACGGTCGCCTCAGCAGGTACATTAGGCATACTGCTTCCACCTTCCATCATGTTGGTGATTATGGCCGACCAACTTGGGTTGTCAGTTGGCGATCTGTTTATGGGCGCGATTATGCCGGGTCTGTTACTGGGCAGTTTATACATTTTGTATATCCTTACCGTTGGTAAAATGACCCCGAGCAAAGCACCAATTCCAGAAAATGTAGAGCCTGTTGACTGGAAGCTTATCTTACAAGTGTTCAAAGATATCACACCGACCGTTATCCTGATTTTCTGTGTGTTAGGTTCGATTTTTGCGGGTATAGCGACACCAACAGAAGCTTCTGGCATAGGCGCTTTAGGGGCAACGTTACTTGCGGCTTATAATAAAAAGCTCAACTTAAAAGTTTTGAAGGAAGTGATGCTTTCTTCATACGGAACGACTGCCTACATATTCATGATCTTCTTGGGTGCCTCCTGCTTTGCTTTGGTGCTAAGGGAGTTAGGCGGTGACGAACTGATCGAGTCGTTCCTGAGTGGCTTACCTTTCGGTCAATACGGCATTATCGCGTTTATTCTGTTAATCGTATTTTTGCTTGGATTCTTCCTAGACTGGATAGAAATCACCCTTATCGCACTGCCGCTGCTAGCACCTGTGGTAGCAAGTTTAGGCATTGAGCTTGATGGTCATGGCGTGGTGGATAACCCAAGTCTGGTATGGTTTGTTATGCTCGTCGCAATGGCGCTGCAAACCAGTTTCCTTACCCCACCGGTTGGCTTCGCTCTGTTCTATTTAAAAGGCGTTTGCCCTGAAGGTGTTTCCCTGAAGGATATCTATCGCGGTGTGATTCCGTTTATCGCTATACAGCTAATCGCGTTAATCTGTCTGGTTATATGGCCACAATTGGTGTTGTGGTTCCCTAGTGTTGCTTATGGTTAACCGACCTCGCTGACAAGCAAATAAGAAATCGCGTAAAAATAAAGCCGCTAAAACGTAATATTTTAGCGGCTTTTTATATTTGTTTGAGGATACTCTGTTACTGCTGAAGTTTTTCTTTTGCTTCAACCACTTTTGAAAAGTCCAAACCTAACTCTTCAACCGCTTCTTTAATTAACACAGGATTTTGCATCACTTGCGCCATCAACGCTTGAAGCTGCTCCTGAGGTAGACCCAACTGGCTGATAGTTGCCATTGCTGCAAAAGGGTTTTGCGTCAACGCCTGAAATAGCTCATTAATCTGAGCATCACTGATATTATTCTCTTTCAGCATTGCAAGAATCGGGTTCATCAAATTACCTTTAATCACTAAGTAAAACAGACGTGTAGTTTACCATCTGGTTTTGTCTGTTTATAGTAAGACTTATGCCAAATGCAGTCCGAACCTGTACGCGCCTGTCTCGTCAGATGACGCTCTGCTTGTTTTCTGCCTGCTCTGCCAACTCGATACTTAACGCTTCTTTTTGTTTCAATTTGACGTCTTCCCAACTGCTGCCTGATTCGATAGCGGACACGCGTTGTTCGTATTTCTTACAAGCCCTATCGAGAACTTTCTTCGGGTCAATGCCTTTCTCTCTTTCCAGCGCTTTCAGCACATTCAAATAATTCCACAGCACATCGCCAAGTTCATCTTCCAGATAACAAAGACGATCTTCAGCTATCTCTTCACGTACTTCTTCGACTTCTTTACCAATTGCAACCAGATAGGTTTCGACACCTTTAAACCAGGTATTGGTCAAATCAAACTCTGACTTCCTCGTCGCGATTGAGAGTAGTTCATCAAATTCTTTCATATTCCCTCCATGGAATAGTCATTAGCTACGAGTATACGGTTAGCTAACTTTTAGGGCGAATAAATTTTCCCATTGCACTGACTCTGACTTCTTCATTGACACTTAGCTGAGCGACTAACTGATAAACACCCCGCCTTTCCCTTTCACAACGCGCGGTAATTTCAATATGTTCCTTTAAAGCGATAGGCGCGTGATAGCGGACATCGAGCTGAGCCGTCAGTGCTTC encodes:
- a CDS encoding response regulator; the encoded protein is MIKLVLADDHRLMQDGLKSRLEREDNLEILDCVGNGKDALNSTLTLKPDVLLLDINMPKLNGIEVLEKLTKSASKTAVIMLSMHDSRDYVMRSIKAGAKGYVLKDVGSEELVMAINQVAEGRSYLCSQASDRLLEQINQKPEPSDNTLSKRESDVLKAITNGACNKEIADSLHISVRTVETHRLRIKKKLGATSTAALVKLALQKGLVS
- a CDS encoding cache domain-containing protein codes for the protein MGLVSNRRLTINIILLSIVPLIVVVVIVASILFSQAKQLVDDQVALTRLNVLSVKKQELKQYVEMAVKSIKPYYEDESLSPQVAKQLVAEKLSQLTYGEDGYFFVYSWQGDALVLPYQPERVGRNWWGVEDLTGKKLLQELIHAGRAGGGFVNYLWHKPSTKEPLPKLSYAISLDKWQWMVGTGVYIDDIEKQVAQMENGFDQNIGKTSSALFVLMFVAITVIAGLGASLNLNMRRLANEQLSVLNQQIIDSQENERHRVSRELHDGVNQLLVAAKYRLDNVTKEQDDAKKQLELDASKNAMEQAIVEVRRISKDLRPPQLDDLGLVAGIEAYLNELRERTQLEVIFEHDIEGEEFLPQVETTLYRVVQEALHNVEKHANAQGVDIIMQREGRMLILTVSDDGVGIPANHLKAYKNKQSTLEHMGLQNMKERIQAIGGMFEVNSEPGQGTEIRVSLNMEFI
- a CDS encoding TRAP transporter substrate-binding protein, producing the protein MNLKKVAIATALTLTASGLSVSAQAADKKVLLKTPIAFGSHLPALGTPIQWFADRIEQTSGGTIKMKIYEPGKLVNPPEILDAVSTGKVNAGYAISGYWQGKLPASAIFSSIPFGPEAPEFMAWLFFGNGLKLYQEMYDQGGFNVKVMPCAMNSPETSGWFRKPIEKPEDLKGLNMRFYGLGASVMEKLGVGTVQIPGGEIFGALEKGAIDASEFSQPAVDDRLGFHKVAKYNYFPGWHQQSTVFELLINKDTWNGMSATQQSAVETTCMAAMTYSIAEGEAMQYAAMEKAKQNGVEIRYWNQDMLNLFKNTWMEVVEEKKAEDPFFDKVWTDLSNFRKGYALWSANGFLPRETQNQ
- a CDS encoding TRAP transporter small permease subunit, whose protein sequence is MSKVLYSSPTVPLYFQIERLVISASKALAWTNLALIAVIIIQVVMRKVFSNGQIALEELQWHLYATAVMFGTAYAQVTNLHVRVDLFYHKFSARKKALVDILGILFLAAPFVVIVILHSYDFAYEAWRVNESSAAPSGLPYRWMIKAVIPLSFSLLLLSMVAKLLRDLDTLIKGDDHGSE
- a CDS encoding TRAP transporter large permease subunit, whose amino-acid sequence is MEANEWIVIAMFGSFILLLFTGIPVAYVLGGIGIVFAAIGYFADLYLDTFTGLDYTTLGLVVNRIYKVMDNWILVALPMFIFMGNMLDKSGIAEKLMTSMQALFGKVHGGLAITVMAIGIILAASTGIIGASVVLLTVMSLPSMMRQGYHLPLALGTVASAGTLGILLPPSIMLVIMADQLGLSVGDLFMGAIMPGLLLGSLYILYILTVGKMTPSKAPIPENVEPVDWKLILQVFKDITPTVILIFCVLGSIFAGIATPTEASGIGALGATLLAAYNKKLNLKVLKEVMLSSYGTTAYIFMIFLGASCFALVLRELGGDELIESFLSGLPFGQYGIIAFILLIVFLLGFFLDWIEITLIALPLLAPVVASLGIELDGHGVVDNPSLVWFVMLVAMALQTSFLTPPVGFALFYLKGVCPEGVSLKDIYRGVIPFIAIQLIALICLVIWPQLVLWFPSVAYG
- a CDS encoding DUF2999 family protein: MNPILAMLKENNISDAQINELFQALTQNPFAAMATISQLGLPQEQLQALMAQVMQNPVLIKEAVEELGLDFSKVVEAKEKLQQ
- a CDS encoding MazG nucleotide pyrophosphohydrolase domain-containing protein, which codes for MKEFDELLSIATRKSEFDLTNTWFKGVETYLVAIGKEVEEVREEIAEDRLCYLEDELGDVLWNYLNVLKALEREKGIDPKKVLDRACKKYEQRVSAIESGSSWEDVKLKQKEALSIELAEQAENKQSVI